DNA from Pseudomonas putida:
CTGCTGCCAGGTCGGCCCGGCAGCGGCAATGGCACTCAACACCAGTGCCGCACCCAGCAGGTGGACCGGGCGCAGCCGCCGCGCGTGGGCCGGGGTGATCATCAGGTGCTTGATCAGGTGTGGAGCGATGATGCCGCTCAACTGATGCCGCAGATCGTGTCGGCGCAACCACAGCAAGGGCAGCACGACACCCGGCACGATCAGCAGCAACCACCAGGGGCGAAGGAAGTGAAAGGCCGCAAGGTCGATGGTCATGCCTGCACCTGCGCAAGCCGTGCCCGGACCAGGGCCAGCAGTTGCCCCGCCAGTAGCAAACCGGCTGCCATACCCAATGGCCAGACGAACAAGTCACGCTTGGGCTGGTGGCTGAAGGTCTGCACCTTGTGCGGGTTCAGGCGGTCGAGGGTGGCATACACCTGTTGCAGCGCCTGGCGGTCGTCGGCGCGGAAGAATTGCCCGCCGGTGGTGCGGGCGATTGCCTGCAAGGTCGTCAGGTCGACCTTGGCGTCACCAGTCGCCTGCGGGTCGCCGATACCAATGGTATGTACCACGATACCGTTGGCCTGGGCCAGGTGGGCCGCATGGTCAGGGGTAATGGCACTGCTGGTGTCATTGCCATCGGTCAGCAGGATCAGCACTTTCTCCTGCTCTGGGGTCTTCTCCAAGGCTTTGATGGTCAAGCCGATGGCGTCGCCCAGCGCGGTGTTTGGCCCAGCCATGCCGATCCCCACCTCATCGAGCAACAGCAACAGGCTGGCATGGTCGAGGGTCAACGGCGCCTGCGGATAGGCACCGGTACCAAACACGATCAGGCCAAT
Protein-coding regions in this window:
- a CDS encoding VWA domain-containing protein, with the translated sequence MWRFDYPWVFLLLPLAWLAYRALSPYQEGRSALRVPFFAAMSRAVGKQPGRASSGQGHVLLNLLVWCLLVAACARPVLVEKPIQREQPIRDLMLAIDISQSMEATDYTDANGAKSDRLSAVKSVVRDFIARRKDDRIGLIVFGTGAYPQAPLTLDHASLLLLLDEVGIGMAGPNTALGDAIGLTIKALEKTPEQEKVLILLTDGNDTSSAITPDHAAHLAQANGIVVHTIGIGDPQATGDAKVDLTTLQAIARTTGGQFFRADDRQALQQVYATLDRLNPHKVQTFSHQPKRDLFVWPLGMAAGLLLAGQLLALVRARLAQVQA